In Eubalaena glacialis isolate mEubGla1 chromosome 3, mEubGla1.1.hap2.+ XY, whole genome shotgun sequence, the following are encoded in one genomic region:
- the DCST1 gene encoding E3 ubiquitin-protein ligase DCST1: MAIRPHQNGAKGQKRKLPHTTVQRLLSWGLPVSCSRFLWRQRGEFPVSAFLLGAGTGGLLAIGLFQLLVNPMNIYEDQKMVTLYSLVGLGAIGWGTSPHIRCASLLLVPKMLGKEGRLFVLGYALAAIYEGPVANLRHNLNEVIASLGCTVELQINNTRSAWRVSTAPLRAVFKDLLSSKESLKAETQNITNSFEELDAQVNSESGYAPEDAEGLEETAPGRETLRASAFRHRLSTQKMYELKTKLRCSHVVNKAMINCRRWFDQKHRECTQRIWVPLLNHLLCLPMKFKFFCGIAKVMEVWCRSRIPVEGNFGQTYDSLNQSIRGLEGEFSATINLKEEKRAGVLGLNTSWEHVSTEVRDYVRRQEAQLEWVLRLLHVLLSCTFLLVLHACFSYVDSYNGDIRFDNIYISTYFCQIDERRKKLGKQTLLPLRKAEKKTVIFPWDPTIQASEMRNVIRELAETLPVLLLLLLLCGLDWALYSIFDTIRHHSFVQYSFRSSHKLEVKVGGDSMLARLLRNTIGALNTSSEMVVESNNMPCLPQPVPLSTRAYLRAALPSSLLVCLCLLQAFGYRLRRVIAAFYFPKREKKRILFLYNELLRKRAAFTQLRRATIVRRARQQRAPRRHLADILHRRCLPLLRPWLRRRCVVCQAPETPESYVCPTPDCEAVYCRSCWNDMRQRCPVCTPREELSSSAYSDSNDDATYAE; this comes from the exons ATGGCCATCAGACCTCATCAGAACGGAGCAAAAGGGCAAAAAAGGAAACTACCCCACACCA CGGTGCAGAGGCTCCTGAGCTGGGGGCTGCCCGTCTCCTGTAGCCGATTCCTGTGGCGCCAGCGGGGCGAGTTTCCGGTCAGTGCTTTCCTGCTGGGGGCAGGCACCGGGGGGCTCCTGGCCATAG GTCTCTTTCAGCTCCTGGTGAACCCTATGAACATCTATGAAGATCAGAAGATGGTGACGTTGTACAGCTTGGTGG GCTTGGGGGCCATAGGCTGGGGGACCTCCCCTCACATCCGCTGTGCCAGCCTCCTGCTAGTACCCAAGATGCTGGGCAAGGAGGGCCGGCTCTTTGTGCTGGGATACGCCTTGGCCGCCATCTATGAGG GACCAGTGGCCAACCTGCGGCACAACCTCAACGAGGTGATAGCATCGCTCGGCTGCACTGTGGAGCTGCAGATCAACAACACCCGCTCGGCCTGGCGTGTCTCCACAGCCCCCCTGCGGGCAGTGTTCAAGGACCTGCTG AGCAGCAAAGAGTCATTGAAAGCCGAGACTCAGAACATCACCAACTCCTTTGAGGAACTGGATGCCCAGGTGAACAGTGAGAGTGGATACGCGCCCGAGGATGCCGAGGGCTTGGAGGAGACAGCCCCAGGCAGAGAGACCCTCCGCGCCTCAGCCTTCAGACACCGCCTCTCTACACAGAAGATGTATGAGCTGAAGACCAAGCTGCGTTGCTCCC ATGTGGTGAACAAGGCCATGATAAACTGCCGCCGCTGGTTTGACCAAAAGCACAGAGAGTGCACTCAACGCATCTGGGTCCCACTGCTCAACCACCTGCTCTGCCTGCCCATGAAGTTCAAGTTCTTCTGTGGCATTGCCAAGG TGATGGAAGTTTGGTGCCGTAGTCGCATCCCAGTGGAAGGCAACTTTGGGCAGACCTATGACTCCCTCAACCAGTCTATTCGTGGCCTGGAGGGGGAATTTTCAGCCACTATTAACCTCAAG GAAGAGAAGCGGGCTGGGGTGCTGGGCCTCAACACGAGCTGGGAACACGTGAGCACCGAGGTGCGGGACTACGTGAGACGCCAGGAGGCCCAGCTCGAGTGGGTCCTGCGGCTGCTGCACGTGCTGCTCTCCTGCACCTTCCTGCTCGTCCTCCACGC GTGCTTCTCCTATGTGGACAGCTATAACGGGGACATCCGCTTCGACAACATCTACATCAGCACCTACTTCTGTCAGATCGATGAACGCAGGAAGAAGCTG GGCAAGCAGACTCTGCTGCCGCTCCGCAAAGCCGAGAAGAAAACCGTCATCTTCCCCTGGGACCCCACTATCCAGGCCTCAGAAATGAGAAATGTG ATAAGGGAGCTCGCGGAGACACTGCccgtgctgctgctgctactactgctgtgtggcctggactGGGCTCTCTACTCCATCTTCGACACCATCCGCCACCACTCCTTCGTGCAGTACTCCTTCCGCA GCAGTCATAAACTGGAGGTGAAAGTCGGGGGAGACTCCATGCTTGCCCGGCTTCTTCGGAATACCATCGGGGCCCTGAACACCTCCTCGGAGATGGTGGTGGAATCCAACAACATGC CCTGCCTGCCCCAGCCCGTGCCCCTGAGTACCAGGGCCTATTTGAGGGCTGCACTACCAAGCAGCCTGCTAGTGTGTCTCTGCCTGCTCCAAGCTTTCGGCTACCGGCTCCGGAGGGTCATCGCAGCCTTCTACTTCCCCAAG CGTGAGAAGAAGCGTATCCTTTTCCTCTACAACGAGCTCCTGAGGAAGAGAGCAGCCTTCACCCAACTGAGGAGGGCCACCATCGTGAGGCGGGCACGACAGCAGAGGGCTCCT CGCCGCCACCTGGCGGACATCCTGCACCGCCGCTGCCTGCCCCTCTTGCGCCCCTGGCTGCGCAGGCGATGCGTGGTGTGCCAGGCACCCGAGACGCCCGAGTCCTACGTGTGCCCTACGCCGGATTGCGAGGCGGTGTACTGCCGGTCGTGCTGGAACGACATGCGGCAGCGGTGCCCGGTCTGCACACCCCGCGAGGAGCTCTCCTCCTCCGCCTACAGCGACAGCAACGACGATGCTACCTACGCGGAGTGA